One genomic segment of Amycolatopsis sp. WQ 127309 includes these proteins:
- a CDS encoding ADP-ribosylglycohydrolase family protein yields the protein MGFEQAHASLVGLAVGDAFGAQILLPGDHPDVAGRRLPAAPWTWTDDTEMACSIVAVLARHGHLDQDALAASFAEHFDPGRGYGPGAEWRLTRIKAGQPWPEVAERDGRGSWGNGGAMRVAPLGAWFCDQLPQALRQAELSAVVTHSHFEGVAGAVAVAAAAALRAASPGLAGADLLDEVIPLVPPGRVRDGLTWALKFSDAREAAAKLGTGRETAAHDTVPLALWIAARFGDNFTDALWTAAQVAEDVDTVSAIVGGVLAADGTPIPDQWLEACEPLPEWVGLSGRP from the coding sequence ATGGGATTCGAGCAGGCGCACGCCAGCCTCGTCGGCCTAGCGGTCGGTGACGCCTTCGGTGCGCAGATCCTCCTGCCCGGCGACCACCCGGACGTCGCCGGCCGGCGGCTGCCGGCCGCGCCGTGGACCTGGACCGACGACACCGAGATGGCGTGTTCGATCGTCGCCGTCCTGGCGCGGCACGGCCACCTCGACCAGGACGCCCTCGCCGCCTCGTTCGCCGAGCACTTCGACCCCGGCCGCGGTTACGGCCCCGGGGCGGAGTGGCGCCTGACCCGGATCAAGGCCGGGCAGCCGTGGCCGGAGGTCGCCGAGCGCGACGGCCGCGGCTCCTGGGGCAACGGCGGCGCGATGCGCGTGGCCCCGCTGGGCGCGTGGTTCTGCGACCAGCTGCCGCAGGCGCTGCGCCAGGCCGAGCTGTCCGCGGTGGTCACGCACTCGCACTTCGAAGGCGTCGCGGGCGCGGTGGCCGTCGCGGCGGCGGCCGCGCTGCGGGCCGCGTCACCCGGACTGGCCGGCGCGGACCTGCTGGACGAGGTGATCCCGCTGGTCCCGCCCGGCCGGGTGCGCGACGGGCTGACGTGGGCCCTGAAGTTCTCCGACGCCCGTGAGGCGGCCGCCAAGCTGGGCACGGGCCGCGAGACGGCCGCGCACGACACGGTCCCGCTGGCCCTGTGGATCGCGGCCCGCTTCGGCGACAACTTCACCGACGCCCTCTGGACGGCGGCCCAGGTGGCCGAGGACGTCGACACGGTGTCGGCCATCGTGGGCGGCGTCCTGGCCGCGGACGGCACGCCGATCCCGGACCAGTGGCTGGAGGCGTGCGAACCGCTGCCGGAGTGGGTCGGCCTCTCCGGCCGCCCCTGA
- a CDS encoding DNA-directed RNA polymerase subunit beta — MAVSPANQATAATTSAESRSESTGIPGAPKRVSFAKIREPLNTPNLLDVQIQSFQWFTGDEAWFERRVEEGEENPVGGLEEVLNEISPIEDFSGSMSLSFSAPRFDEVKASIEECKDKDMTYAAPLFVTAEFVNNNTGEIKSQTVFLGDFPVMTDKGTFIINGTERVVVSQLVRSPGVYYSKDVDKTTDKDVFSVRVIPSRGAWLEFDVDKRDTVGVRIDRKRRQPVTVLLKALGWTTEAIRERFSFSETLLATLEKDHTAGTDEALLDIYRKLRPGEPPTKESAQTLLENLFFKAKRYDLAKVGRYKVNKKLGLSTPYDTGTLTEEDIVTTIEYLVRLHAGEDRMDADNGTEIPVETDDIDHFGNRRLRTVGELIQNQIRVGLSRTERVVRERMTTQDVEAITPQTLINIRPIGAAIKEFFGTSQLSQFMDQNNPLSGLTHKRRLSALGPGGLSRERAGMEVRDVHPSHYGRMCPIETPEGPNIGLIGSLCSYARVNPFGFIETPYRKVVEGRVTDQVDYLTADEEDRYVKAQANAPITDDGTYVEDRVMARRKGGEVELIDPLDIDYMDVSPRQMVSVATAMIPFLEHDDANRALMGANMQRQAVPLLRNQAPYVGTGVELRAAVDAGDVLVAEQSGVIEELSADLITIMHDDGTRKSYGLYKFRRSNHGTCFNHRPIVNEGDRVEQGQVIADGPSTENGEMALGKNLLVAVMPWEGHNYEDAIILSERLVQDDVLTSIHIEEHEIDARDTKLGAEEITRDIPNVSEEVLADLDERGIIRIGAEVRDGDILVGKVTPKGETELTPEERLLRAIFGEKAREVRDTSLKVPHGETGKVIGIRVFSREDDDELPPGVNELVRVYVAQKRKIQPGDKLAGRHGNKGVIGKILPAEDMPFMEDGTPVDIILNTHGVPRRMNIGQILELHLGWLASQGWEIKGNPDWAKNLNEELYDVAPGTNTATPVFDGAKEEELTGLLGATKPNRDGERMVKENGKATLLDGRSGEPYPYPVAVGYMYILKLHHLVDDKIHARSTGPYSMITQQPLGGKAQFGGQRFGEMECWAMQAYGAAYTLQELLTIKSDDVVGRVKVYEAIVKGENIPEPGIPESFKVLLKELQSLCLNVEVLSSDGAAIEMRDSDDEDLERAAANLGINLSRNESPSVDDVVH; from the coding sequence TTGGCAGTCTCTCCCGCGAACCAGGCCACTGCTGCGACCACCTCGGCTGAATCTCGCTCGGAGTCCACGGGAATCCCCGGCGCGCCCAAGCGGGTTTCCTTCGCAAAGATTCGCGAACCGCTCAACACCCCCAACCTGCTCGACGTCCAGATCCAGTCGTTCCAGTGGTTCACCGGGGACGAAGCGTGGTTCGAACGCCGTGTCGAAGAAGGTGAAGAAAACCCGGTCGGCGGCCTCGAAGAGGTCCTCAACGAGATCTCCCCGATCGAGGACTTCTCCGGCTCGATGTCCCTGTCCTTCTCCGCTCCGCGCTTCGACGAGGTCAAGGCCTCGATCGAGGAGTGCAAGGACAAGGACATGACGTACGCGGCCCCGCTGTTCGTCACGGCGGAGTTCGTCAACAACAACACGGGCGAGATCAAGAGCCAGACGGTCTTCCTGGGCGACTTCCCGGTGATGACCGACAAGGGCACCTTCATCATCAACGGCACCGAGCGTGTCGTCGTGTCCCAGCTGGTCCGCTCGCCGGGCGTCTACTACTCGAAGGACGTCGACAAGACGACCGACAAGGACGTCTTCAGCGTCCGCGTGATCCCGAGCCGCGGCGCGTGGCTCGAGTTCGACGTCGACAAGCGCGACACCGTCGGCGTCCGGATCGACCGCAAGCGCCGCCAGCCGGTCACCGTGCTGCTGAAGGCGCTCGGCTGGACCACCGAGGCGATCCGCGAGCGCTTCTCCTTCTCGGAGACGCTGCTGGCGACCCTCGAGAAGGACCACACGGCCGGCACCGACGAGGCCCTGCTCGACATCTACCGCAAGCTGCGCCCGGGCGAGCCGCCCACGAAGGAGAGCGCGCAGACCCTGCTGGAGAACCTGTTCTTCAAGGCGAAGCGCTACGACCTGGCCAAGGTCGGCCGGTACAAGGTCAACAAGAAGCTCGGCCTGTCGACGCCGTACGACACGGGGACGCTGACCGAAGAGGACATCGTCACCACCATCGAGTACCTGGTCCGGCTGCACGCCGGCGAGGACCGGATGGACGCCGACAACGGCACCGAGATCCCGGTCGAGACCGACGACATCGACCACTTCGGCAACCGTCGCCTGCGCACCGTCGGCGAGCTGATCCAGAACCAGATCCGGGTCGGCCTGTCGCGCACCGAGCGAGTCGTGCGTGAGCGCATGACCACGCAGGACGTCGAGGCGATCACCCCGCAGACCCTGATCAACATCCGCCCGATCGGCGCGGCGATCAAGGAGTTCTTCGGCACCTCGCAGCTGTCGCAGTTCATGGACCAGAACAACCCGCTGTCGGGCCTGACGCACAAGCGTCGTCTGTCGGCCCTCGGCCCGGGTGGTCTGTCCCGTGAGCGCGCCGGCATGGAGGTCCGGGACGTCCACCCGTCGCACTACGGCCGGATGTGCCCGATCGAGACGCCGGAAGGCCCGAACATCGGCCTGATCGGCTCGCTCTGCTCCTACGCGCGGGTCAACCCGTTCGGCTTCATCGAGACGCCGTACCGCAAGGTCGTCGAGGGCCGGGTCACCGACCAGGTCGACTACCTGACCGCGGACGAGGAGGACCGGTACGTCAAGGCGCAGGCCAACGCACCGATCACCGACGACGGCACCTACGTCGAAGACCGGGTCATGGCCCGCCGCAAGGGCGGCGAGGTCGAGCTGATCGACCCGCTCGACATCGACTACATGGACGTCTCGCCGCGGCAGATGGTCTCGGTCGCGACGGCGATGATCCCGTTCCTCGAGCACGACGACGCGAACCGCGCCCTGATGGGTGCGAACATGCAGCGCCAGGCCGTGCCGCTGCTCCGCAACCAGGCGCCGTACGTCGGCACCGGGGTGGAGCTGCGTGCCGCGGTCGACGCCGGTGACGTGCTCGTCGCCGAGCAGTCGGGTGTCATCGAGGAGCTCTCGGCGGACCTGATCACGATCATGCACGACGACGGCACGCGGAAGAGCTACGGACTGTACAAGTTCCGCCGCTCGAACCACGGCACCTGCTTCAACCACCGCCCGATCGTCAACGAGGGCGACCGGGTCGAGCAGGGTCAGGTCATCGCCGACGGCCCGTCCACCGAGAACGGTGAGATGGCGCTCGGCAAGAACCTGCTCGTCGCGGTCATGCCGTGGGAGGGCCACAACTACGAGGACGCGATCATCCTCTCGGAGCGCCTGGTGCAGGACGACGTGCTCACGTCGATCCACATCGAGGAGCACGAGATCGACGCCCGCGACACCAAGCTGGGCGCCGAGGAGATCACCCGGGACATCCCGAACGTCTCCGAAGAGGTCCTCGCGGACCTCGACGAGCGCGGCATCATCCGGATCGGTGCCGAGGTCCGCGACGGCGACATCCTCGTCGGCAAGGTCACGCCGAAGGGCGAGACCGAGCTGACGCCGGAAGAGCGCCTGCTCCGCGCGATCTTCGGTGAGAAGGCCCGCGAAGTCCGCGACACCTCGCTGAAGGTGCCGCACGGCGAGACCGGCAAGGTCATCGGCATCCGCGTGTTCTCGCGCGAGGACGACGACGAGCTGCCCCCGGGCGTCAACGAGCTGGTCCGCGTCTACGTGGCCCAGAAGCGCAAGATCCAGCCGGGCGACAAGCTCGCCGGGCGCCACGGCAACAAGGGCGTCATCGGCAAGATCCTGCCGGCCGAGGACATGCCGTTCATGGAGGACGGCACGCCCGTCGACATCATCCTGAACACGCACGGTGTGCCGCGACGGATGAACATCGGCCAGATCCTCGAGCTGCACCTGGGCTGGCTGGCCTCGCAGGGCTGGGAGATCAAGGGCAACCCCGACTGGGCGAAGAACCTCAACGAGGAGCTCTACGACGTCGCGCCCGGCACGAACACCGCGACCCCGGTGTTCGACGGCGCGAAGGAAGAGGAGCTCACCGGGCTGCTCGGGGCGACCAAGCCGAACCGCGACGGCGAGCGCATGGTCAAGGAGAACGGCAAGGCCACGCTGCTCGACGGCCGCTCCGGCGAGCCGTACCCGTACCCGGTCGCCGTCGGCTACATGTACATCCTGAAGCTGCACCACCTGGTCGACGACAAGATCCACGCCCGCTCCACCGGTCCGTACTCGATGATCACGCAGCAGCCGCTGGGTGGTAAGGCGCAGTTCGGTGGCCAGCGCTTCGGTGAGATGGAGTGCTGGGCGATGCAGGCGTACGGCGCTGCCTACACGCTGCAGGAGCTGCTGACGATCAAGTCGGACGACGTGGTCGGCCGCGTCAAGGTGTACGAGGCCATCGTCAAGGGGGAGAACATCCCCGAGCCGGGTATCCCGGAGTCGTTCAAGGTGCTCCTCAAGGAGCTCCAGTCGCTGTGCCTGAACGTCGAGGTGCTCTCCAGCGACGGTGCGGCCATCGAGATGCGCGACTCCGACGACGAGGACCTCGAGCGCGCGGCGGCGAACCTCGGCATCAACCTGTCCCGCAACGAGTCGCCCTCGGTGGACGACGTCGTGCACTGA
- a CDS encoding DNA-directed RNA polymerase subunit beta', protein MLDVNFFDELRIGLATADDIRQWSFGEVKKPETINYRTLKPEKDGLFCEKIFGPTRDWECYCGKYKRVRFKGIICERCGVEVTRAKVRRERMGHIELAAPVTHIWYFKGVPSRLGYLLDLAPKDLEKIIYFAAYVITGVNTELRHNDLPTLENEIGVERKNLETKRDADIESRAQKLEADLAELEAEGAKSDVRRKVKEGGEREMRQLRDRAGRELDRLEEVWTTFTKLDTRQLIADELLYRELVDRYGEYFTGGMGAEAIQKLATEFDVAAEADNLRDTIRNGKGQKKLRALKRLKVVAAFQATGNDPRGMVLDAVPVIPPDLRPMVQLDGGRFATSDLNDLYRRVINRNNRLKRLIDLGAPEIIVNNEKRMLQEAVDALFDNGRRGRPVTGPGNRPLKSLSDLLKGKQGRFRQNLLGKRVDYSGRSVIIVGPQLKLHQCGLPKDMALELFKPFVMKRLVDLNHAQNIKSAKRMVERSRPQVWDVLEEVITGHPVMLNRAPTLHRLGIQAFEPQLVEGKAIQLHPLVCEAFNADFDGDQMAVHLPLSAEAQAEARILMLSANNILSPASGRPLAMPRLDMVTGLFHLTRLNEKADGAGGAYSSPAEAIMAFDRKALSLHAPIKIRVKDRQPAKADEARLAEKGWEPGKTWLAETTLGRVLFNELLPADYPFINEPMPKKRQAAIVNDLAERYSMTQVAQTLDRLKDAGFYWATRSGVTVAISDVLVPVGKKAILDEYEGKASQVEKRYQRGQLSHTERNNELVKVWTQATEEVHKIMETALPDDNPIAMIVKSGAAGNMTQVRSLAGMRGLVSNPKGEYIPRPIKANFREGLSVAEYFIATHGARKGLADTALRTADSGYLTRRLVDVSQDVIVREVDCGTTRGIMMPIGEDIGDGKVLRDQHVETSVYARNLATDAVDAKGNVVLNAADDIGDPAIDKLISSGISKVKVRSVLTCESAVGICATCYGRSMATGLLVDVGEAVGIVAAQSIGEPGTQLTMRTFHQGGVAGDDITTGLPRVQELFEARVPKGKAPIADVDGRVRIEESERFWKITLIPDDGGEEIVFDKLSKRQRLANTPNGPLGDGDHVNVGQQLLEGTPDPHEVLRVMGPREAQMHLTDEVQKVYRAQGVSIHDKHIEVIVRQMLRRVTVIDSGGTDFLPGELPERTKFEARNRSTVSEGGEPASGRPVLMGITKASLTTDSWLSAASFQETTRVLTDAAINGRSDRLVGLKENVIIGKLIPAGTGINKYRNIQVQPTEEARVAAYAIPSYDDGYYTPDVFGTGTGAAVPLDDYDFGRDFR, encoded by the coding sequence GTGCTGGACGTCAATTTCTTCGATGAGCTCCGCATCGGCCTTGCCACCGCTGACGACATCCGCCAGTGGTCCTTCGGTGAGGTGAAGAAGCCGGAGACCATCAACTACCGCACGCTCAAGCCCGAGAAGGACGGCCTCTTCTGCGAGAAGATCTTCGGCCCGACCCGGGACTGGGAGTGCTACTGCGGCAAGTACAAGCGCGTCCGCTTCAAGGGCATCATCTGTGAGCGCTGCGGCGTCGAGGTGACCCGCGCCAAGGTGCGCCGTGAGCGGATGGGCCACATCGAGCTGGCCGCTCCGGTCACCCACATCTGGTACTTCAAGGGCGTTCCGTCCCGCCTCGGCTACCTGCTGGACCTGGCGCCGAAGGACCTCGAGAAGATCATCTACTTCGCTGCTTACGTCATCACGGGCGTGAACACGGAGCTGCGCCACAACGACCTGCCGACCCTCGAGAACGAGATCGGCGTCGAGCGCAAGAACCTCGAGACCAAGCGTGACGCGGACATCGAGTCCCGCGCCCAGAAGCTGGAAGCCGACCTGGCCGAGCTGGAGGCGGAGGGCGCCAAGTCCGACGTCCGCCGCAAGGTCAAGGAAGGCGGCGAGCGCGAGATGCGTCAGCTGCGTGACCGCGCCGGTCGCGAGCTGGACCGCCTCGAAGAGGTCTGGACGACCTTCACGAAGCTCGACACCCGTCAGCTGATCGCCGACGAGCTGCTCTACCGCGAGCTCGTCGACCGCTACGGCGAGTACTTCACCGGCGGCATGGGCGCGGAGGCCATCCAGAAGCTGGCCACCGAGTTCGACGTCGCGGCCGAAGCCGACAACCTGCGCGACACCATCCGCAACGGCAAGGGGCAGAAGAAGCTCCGCGCGCTGAAGCGGCTCAAGGTCGTCGCGGCCTTCCAGGCCACCGGCAACGACCCCCGCGGCATGGTGCTCGACGCCGTCCCGGTCATCCCGCCGGACCTGCGCCCGATGGTGCAGCTCGACGGTGGCCGGTTCGCGACGTCGGACCTGAACGACCTGTACCGCCGCGTGATCAACCGCAACAACCGCCTCAAGCGGCTGATCGACCTCGGCGCGCCCGAGATCATCGTCAACAACGAGAAGCGGATGCTGCAGGAGGCCGTCGACGCGCTGTTCGACAACGGCCGCCGCGGCCGTCCGGTCACCGGCCCGGGCAACCGGCCGCTGAAGTCGCTGTCCGACCTGCTCAAGGGCAAGCAGGGCCGGTTCCGCCAGAACCTGCTCGGCAAGCGCGTCGACTACTCGGGCCGTTCGGTCATCATCGTCGGGCCGCAGCTGAAGCTGCACCAGTGCGGTCTGCCGAAGGACATGGCGCTCGAGCTGTTCAAGCCGTTCGTCATGAAGCGGCTGGTCGACCTGAACCACGCGCAGAACATCAAGTCCGCCAAGCGGATGGTGGAGCGCTCGCGGCCGCAGGTGTGGGACGTGCTCGAAGAGGTCATCACCGGTCACCCGGTGATGCTGAACCGCGCACCGACCCTGCACCGCCTCGGCATCCAGGCCTTCGAGCCGCAGCTGGTCGAGGGCAAGGCCATCCAGCTGCACCCGCTGGTCTGCGAAGCGTTCAACGCGGACTTCGACGGTGACCAGATGGCGGTGCACCTGCCGCTGTCGGCCGAGGCGCAGGCCGAGGCCCGGATCCTGATGCTGTCGGCGAACAACATCCTGTCGCCGGCGTCGGGCCGTCCGCTCGCCATGCCGCGACTGGACATGGTGACGGGCCTGTTCCACCTGACCCGTCTCAACGAGAAGGCCGACGGCGCGGGCGGCGCGTACTCCTCGCCGGCCGAGGCCATCATGGCCTTCGACCGCAAGGCGCTGAGCCTGCACGCCCCGATCAAGATCCGCGTCAAGGACCGTCAGCCGGCGAAGGCCGACGAGGCCCGGCTCGCGGAAAAGGGCTGGGAGCCGGGCAAGACCTGGCTGGCCGAGACGACCCTGGGCCGCGTGCTGTTCAACGAGCTGCTGCCGGCGGACTACCCGTTCATCAACGAGCCGATGCCGAAGAAGCGGCAGGCCGCGATCGTGAACGACCTCGCCGAGCGGTACTCGATGACCCAGGTCGCGCAGACCCTGGACCGGCTGAAGGACGCCGGTTTCTACTGGGCGACCCGGTCGGGTGTCACCGTGGCCATCTCCGACGTCCTGGTGCCCGTGGGCAAGAAGGCCATCCTCGACGAGTACGAGGGCAAGGCCTCCCAGGTGGAGAAGCGCTACCAGCGTGGTCAGCTGTCGCACACCGAGCGCAACAACGAGCTCGTCAAGGTGTGGACGCAGGCCACCGAAGAGGTCCACAAGATCATGGAGACGGCGCTGCCGGACGACAACCCGATCGCCATGATCGTGAAGTCGGGCGCGGCGGGCAACATGACGCAGGTCCGGTCGCTGGCCGGCATGCGTGGCCTGGTGTCGAACCCGAAGGGTGAGTACATCCCGCGTCCGATCAAGGCCAACTTCCGTGAAGGCCTGTCGGTGGCGGAGTACTTCATCGCGACGCACGGTGCCCGCAAGGGCCTGGCGGACACGGCGCTGCGTACCGCCGACTCGGGTTACCTGACCCGTCGTCTGGTGGACGTCTCGCAGGACGTCATCGTCCGCGAGGTCGACTGCGGCACCACCCGCGGCATCATGATGCCGATCGGCGAGGACATCGGCGACGGCAAGGTGCTGCGTGACCAGCACGTCGAGACCAGCGTGTACGCGCGGAACCTCGCGACGGACGCGGTGGACGCCAAGGGCAACGTCGTGCTGAACGCCGCGGACGACATCGGCGACCCGGCCATCGACAAGCTGATCTCCAGCGGCATCTCGAAGGTCAAGGTCCGCTCGGTGCTGACCTGCGAGTCGGCCGTCGGCATCTGCGCGACCTGCTACGGCCGCTCGATGGCGACCGGTCTGCTCGTCGACGTCGGCGAGGCCGTGGGTATCGTCGCGGCCCAGTCGATCGGTGAGCCGGGTACGCAGCTGACGATGCGTACGTTCCACCAGGGTGGTGTCGCCGGTGACGACATCACGACCGGTCTGCCCCGTGTCCAGGAGCTGTTCGAGGCCCGGGTCCCGAAGGGCAAGGCGCCGATCGCCGACGTCGATGGCCGTGTGCGCATCGAGGAGAGCGAGCGGTTCTGGAAGATCACGCTGATCCCGGACGACGGCGGCGAAGAGATCGTCTTCGACAAGCTGTCCAAGCGTCAGCGGCTCGCCAACACCCCGAACGGCCCGCTGGGCGACGGTGACCACGTCAACGTCGGGCAGCAGCTGCTCGAGGGCACCCCGGACCCGCACGAGGTCCTGCGCGTGATGGGCCCGCGTGAGGCGCAGATGCACCTCACCGACGAGGTCCAGAAGGTGTACCGGGCCCAGGGTGTGTCGATCCACGACAAGCACATCGAGGTCATCGTCCGGCAGATGCTGCGCCGGGTGACGGTCATCGACTCGGGTGGCACGGACTTCCTGCCGGGCGAGCTGCCCGAGCGGACCAAGTTCGAGGCACGCAACCGTTCGACGGTCTCCGAAGGCGGCGAGCCGGCTTCGGGCCGTCCGGTGCTGATGGGGATCACGAAGGCGTCGCTCACCACGGACTCGTGGCTGTCGGCGGCGTCGTTCCAGGAGACCACGCGCGTCCTGACCGACGCGGCCATCAACGGCCGCTCGGACCGGCTCGTGGGCCTCAAGGAGAACGTGATCATCGGTAAGCTGATCCCGGCCGGTACGGGCATCAACAAGTACCGCAACATCCAGGTGCAGCCGACGGAAGAGGCCCGGGTCGCCGCGTACGCGATCCCGTCCTACGACGACGGCTACTACACCCCGGACGTGTTCGGTACGGGCACCGGTGCCGCGGTCCCGCTGGACGACTACGACTTCGGCCGCGACTTCCGCTGA
- a CDS encoding M15 family metallopeptidase, translating to MPISTRIRTLAVTLAALSTFAVPGPAEATTTSHEFVALSDVAPSILQDIRYATPHNFVGRRVDGYLEPTCVLTRQAAEGLRTAQTQLRKLGYTLKVYDCYRPQRAVDHFVRWAKDLADEKMKAEFYPNVAKDRLFEDGYIAEKSGHSRGSTMDLTLVRIPPRPQRPYFPGEPLRPCFAPQGSRFPDNTVDMGTGYDCFDPLAHTDNPAITGIARQHRDLLRTTLIAAGFHNLPEEWWHYTLDNEPFPDTYFDFPVSRHGLP from the coding sequence ATGCCGATTTCCACCCGGATACGCACCCTCGCCGTCACTCTCGCGGCCCTGTCCACCTTCGCCGTCCCCGGCCCGGCCGAGGCGACCACCACGTCGCACGAGTTCGTCGCCCTGTCCGATGTCGCGCCGTCGATCCTGCAGGACATCCGCTACGCCACCCCGCACAACTTCGTCGGCCGGCGCGTCGACGGGTACCTCGAGCCCACCTGCGTCCTGACCCGGCAGGCCGCCGAGGGCCTGCGCACCGCCCAGACGCAGCTGCGGAAGCTGGGCTACACGCTCAAGGTCTACGACTGCTACCGGCCGCAACGCGCGGTCGACCACTTCGTGCGGTGGGCGAAGGACCTCGCCGACGAGAAGATGAAGGCCGAATTCTACCCGAACGTCGCCAAGGACCGGCTCTTCGAGGACGGCTACATCGCCGAGAAGTCCGGGCACAGCCGCGGCAGCACCATGGACCTCACGCTCGTCAGGATCCCGCCGCGGCCCCAGCGGCCCTACTTCCCGGGCGAGCCGCTGAGGCCGTGCTTCGCGCCGCAGGGCAGCCGCTTCCCCGACAACACGGTCGACATGGGCACGGGCTACGACTGCTTCGACCCGCTCGCCCACACCGACAACCCGGCGATCACGGGCATCGCGCGGCAGCACCGCGACCTGCTCCGGACCACCCTGATCGCGGCGGGCTTCCACAACCTGCCCGAGGAGTGGTGGCACTACACCCTGGACAACGAGCCGTTCCCGGACACGTACTTCGACTTCCCGGTGAGCCGCCACGGCCTCCCGTGA
- a CDS encoding zinc ribbon domain-containing protein: MADSVPFTDNFSDLSNTQGYQFEFRCERCGNGFRSAFQRDNMETGRSVLRTVGSFFGGTLRDLSNSADQWRYDRATNSPAKDRALAAAVKEITPSFRQCRGCGDWMCHDQCWNEEIGQCLRCSPSVAEEISRAQASAQRDQIWDKARERDWTSGLDIDTRAKVSCPGCGLKAEGGKFCQSCGTALAMKVRCGGCGSESNKAGAMFCSDCGNRF; this comes from the coding sequence GTGGCTGACTCTGTGCCCTTCACGGACAACTTCTCGGACCTCTCCAACACGCAGGGGTACCAGTTCGAGTTCCGCTGTGAACGCTGCGGGAACGGTTTCCGTTCCGCGTTCCAGCGCGACAACATGGAAACCGGGCGAAGCGTGCTTCGCACCGTCGGCTCGTTCTTCGGCGGGACGCTGCGGGACCTGAGCAACTCGGCCGACCAGTGGCGCTACGACCGCGCGACGAACTCGCCCGCCAAGGACCGCGCGCTGGCCGCGGCCGTCAAGGAGATCACCCCGAGCTTCCGGCAGTGCCGCGGCTGCGGCGACTGGATGTGCCACGACCAGTGCTGGAACGAGGAGATCGGCCAGTGCCTGCGCTGCTCGCCGAGCGTCGCCGAGGAGATCTCGCGCGCGCAGGCTTCCGCGCAGCGCGACCAGATCTGGGACAAGGCCCGCGAGCGGGACTGGACGTCCGGTCTCGACATCGACACCCGCGCGAAGGTGTCCTGCCCGGGCTGCGGCCTCAAGGCCGAAGGCGGCAAGTTCTGCCAGTCGTGCGGCACCGCGCTGGCGATGAAGGTGCGCTGCGGCGGCTGTGGCAGCGAGAGCAACAAGGCCGGAGCGATGTTCTGCTCGGACTGCGGCAACCGATTCTGA